In Crassostrea angulata isolate pt1a10 chromosome 4, ASM2561291v2, whole genome shotgun sequence, one genomic interval encodes:
- the LOC128181341 gene encoding aquaporin-like, with protein MSKEKTEAILQENKSFLQRELDDLRSLDLLRASLAEFLGVMFLVMYGVGAGLYHETLGTKPSSAHIAIETGFFIAVIITTLSTVSGGHVNPAISIGFLVTGAITFSRFLFYSCFQVLGAIAGMAFISMVSPVEMQHGSFGVISPGPNVTDVQAFACEAYITFLLDFATFSFLDHGRSDMAGSVPFIIGILVVANVFSTWNLSGGCMNPARNFGPMVINGTYDKVWVYWAGPMIGGALGALIYDRVFSTRACRNTLYGCKSKDPQKTEMTKEVYVNETFTVDHSNL; from the exons ATGTCTAAAGAAAAGACGGAAGCGATTCTACAGGAAAATAAAAGTTTCTTACAAAGAGAACTGGACGATTTGAGGTCATTAGATCTTTTGCGAGCATCGCTTGCGGAGTTTCTCGGAGTCATGTTTCTTGTTATGTATGGAGTAGGCGCAGGGTTGTATCATGAAACTCTTGGAACGAAACCTAGCAGCGCACATATTGCCATAGAAACAGGATTCTTTATAGCCGTCATAATAACAACACTGAGTACCGTGAGTGGAGGTCACGTGAATCCCGCCATTAGCATCGGTTTCCTAGTAACAGGGGCCATAACCTTTTCCAGATTTTTGTTCTACTCGTGTTTTCAAGTCCTTGGTGCTATTGCTGGTATGGCTTTCATAAGCATGGTTTCACCTGTTGAAATGCAGCATGGAAGTTTTGGCGTGATTTCGCCCGGACCAAACGTCACTGACGTCCAAGCGTTCGCTTGTGAGGCCTACATCACGTTTTTACTTGACTTTGCCACTTTCTCCTTCCTTGATCACGGGAGATCGGATATggctggttccgttccgtttaTCATCGGAATTCTGGTTGTTGCCAATGTGTTCTCAACA TGGAATTTATCGGGTGGTTGTATGAATCCTGCTAGAAATTTCGGTCCCATGGTCATTAACGGCACTTATGACAAGGTTTGG GTTTACTGGGCTGGGCCAATGATAGGTGGAGCCCTGGGGGCTCTCATATATGACCGCGTGTTTTCAACTCGAGCATGTAGAAATACACTGTATGGCTGTAAAAGCAAAGACCCACAAAAGACGGAAATGACCAAAGAAGTGTACGTTAACGAAACGTTTACGGTTGATCACTCAAACTTATGA